Proteins from a single region of Pseudodesulfovibrio portus:
- a CDS encoding metallophosphoesterase yields MLTWAVIVMTVTTLIVLYLGWRLIAPLPVGRKRKITLWLMLAILMYGHRITWFMQRSGSKYECLVCDSIDWVGFTFLGFISILIILMFVRDIPRLISSIMSSLNKLFVRRSKRPYFIEPDLDRRRFMLNATNGALFAAALPLTGYGMFNARREPAVVNSVLPVVGLPEGLDGFTIAQISDTHIGPTIRSGWARMVVDAVNRLGADMVVHTGDLVDGSVDGLKEDIAPMGELHASHGVWFCTGNHEYYSGVHEWLVEADRLGMTPLVNEHRLIDTGRGRILLAGVSDYRSQRIEPTHVSSPSAAMQGAPEFDVSILLAHQPNSIHEAAKAGFDVQLSGHTHGGQYFPYNFVIHLFQTYVRGLHLHEDTVLYVNTGTGYWGPPIRLGTTPEITLHTLKRV; encoded by the coding sequence ATGTTGACCTGGGCCGTTATCGTCATGACCGTGACCACCCTGATAGTCCTCTATCTGGGATGGCGGCTCATCGCGCCGCTGCCCGTGGGCCGCAAGCGGAAAATCACCCTCTGGCTGATGCTGGCCATCCTCATGTACGGCCACCGCATCACCTGGTTCATGCAGCGCTCGGGCAGCAAGTACGAATGCCTGGTCTGCGATTCCATCGACTGGGTGGGGTTCACCTTCCTTGGGTTCATCTCCATCCTGATCATTCTGATGTTCGTCCGCGACATTCCCCGGCTTATCTCGTCGATCATGTCCAGCCTGAACAAGCTCTTTGTCCGGCGCAGCAAACGTCCGTACTTCATCGAGCCGGACCTGGACCGCCGCCGCTTCATGCTCAACGCCACCAACGGTGCGCTTTTCGCCGCCGCCCTGCCGCTCACCGGGTACGGCATGTTCAACGCTCGGCGCGAACCTGCGGTTGTGAACAGCGTCCTGCCCGTGGTGGGGCTGCCCGAGGGGCTCGACGGCTTCACCATCGCCCAGATCTCCGACACCCACATCGGGCCGACCATCCGGTCCGGGTGGGCGCGCATGGTGGTGGACGCGGTCAACCGGCTGGGGGCGGACATGGTGGTGCACACCGGCGACCTGGTGGACGGGTCCGTGGACGGTCTCAAGGAGGACATCGCGCCCATGGGCGAGCTGCACGCTTCCCACGGCGTCTGGTTCTGCACCGGCAATCACGAGTATTATTCGGGCGTCCACGAATGGCTGGTGGAGGCCGACCGGCTGGGCATGACTCCGCTGGTCAACGAGCACCGGCTCATCGATACGGGACGCGGGCGCATCCTCCTGGCCGGCGTGTCGGATTATCGCAGCCAGCGTATCGAGCCGACCCATGTGTCGTCCCCGTCCGCAGCCATGCAGGGCGCGCCGGAGTTCGACGTGTCCATCCTCCTGGCCCACCAGCCCAATTCCATCCACGAGGCGGCAAAGGCCGGGTTCGACGTCCAGTTGTCCGGTCACACTCACGGCGGACAGTACTTCCCCTACAACTTCGTCATCCACCTGTTCCAGACCTACGTGCGCGGCCTGCACCTGCACGAGGACACGGTGCTCTACGTCAACACGGGCACCGGTTACTGGGGCCCGCCGATCCGGCTGGGCACCACCCCCGAGATCACCCTGCACACCCTGAAGCGGGTGTAG
- a CDS encoding APC family permease, with protein MNNLEKKYGFWTATAMVVGIVIGSGVFFKADDVLKASNGSLTTALTAWLIGGAIMIVTAYVFSNIATRIERVNGVVDYFEQAYGRNAGYMVAWFMTFIYYPTLVAVLAWVSANYTQVLLGWEQGVWPIAALYMTAFFLLNYFSPVLAGRWQVTATVIKLIPLALVAVVGTVAGMGSGMTVQNFTQAAQTVADSGGGLAVATLSTAFAYEGWIIATVINAELKDAKRTLPRALVVGTIAVVVIYMTYYLGISGVLTNDQVLAEGDGAPVQVIALIFSKVSGTLLTVFVIISCLGTLNGLIMGSARGMFSIASRDMGPRPDLFKRVNAAYNSTTSSALMGFVLSAFWLMVWYGNFKGWWGGFMDISELPIAFLYVIYISLYFWVTKTFTDLGGFSRRVCPLLAGAGSLYIIWGAIQKDMFVHFLLLSLLILGAGLLLKNDRKNTRR; from the coding sequence ATGAACAATCTAGAAAAGAAGTACGGCTTCTGGACCGCGACCGCCATGGTCGTGGGCATCGTCATCGGCTCGGGCGTCTTCTTCAAGGCGGACGACGTCCTCAAGGCATCGAACGGCAGCCTGACAACCGCGCTCACGGCGTGGCTCATCGGCGGGGCGATCATGATCGTCACGGCCTACGTGTTCTCCAACATCGCCACCCGCATCGAGCGGGTCAACGGCGTGGTCGACTATTTCGAGCAGGCCTACGGGCGCAACGCGGGATACATGGTCGCCTGGTTCATGACCTTCATATACTACCCGACCCTGGTGGCCGTGCTGGCCTGGGTGTCGGCCAACTACACCCAGGTGCTCCTGGGGTGGGAACAGGGCGTCTGGCCCATCGCCGCCCTGTACATGACCGCCTTCTTCCTGCTCAACTACTTCTCCCCGGTCCTGGCCGGGCGCTGGCAGGTGACGGCAACGGTCATCAAGCTCATCCCGCTGGCCCTGGTGGCCGTGGTCGGCACCGTGGCAGGCATGGGCTCCGGCATGACCGTGCAGAACTTCACCCAGGCCGCCCAGACCGTGGCCGACTCCGGCGGCGGGCTGGCCGTGGCCACCCTGTCCACGGCGTTCGCCTACGAGGGATGGATCATCGCCACGGTCATCAACGCCGAGCTCAAGGACGCCAAACGCACCCTGCCCCGCGCCCTGGTGGTGGGCACCATCGCCGTGGTGGTCATCTACATGACCTACTACCTCGGCATCTCCGGCGTGCTGACCAACGACCAGGTCCTGGCAGAGGGCGACGGCGCGCCCGTGCAGGTCATCGCCCTGATCTTCAGCAAGGTGTCCGGCACGCTGCTGACCGTGTTCGTCATCATCTCCTGCCTCGGCACCCTGAACGGCCTGATCATGGGCTCGGCCCGGGGCATGTTCTCCATCGCCTCCCGCGACATGGGCCCCCGCCCCGACCTGTTCAAGCGGGTCAACGCCGCCTACAACTCCACCACCTCCTCCGCGCTCATGGGCTTTGTCCTGTCCGCCTTCTGGCTGATGGTCTGGTATGGGAACTTCAAGGGCTGGTGGGGCGGCTTCATGGACATCTCGGAGCTGCCCATCGCCTTCCTGTACGTGATCTACATCTCCCTCTACTTCTGGGTGACGAAGACCTTCACCGACCTGGGCGGGTTCAGCCGCCGCGTCTGCCCGTTGCTGGCCGGGGCCGGGTCCCTATACATCATCTGGGGAGCCATCCAGAAGGACATGTTCGTCCACTTCCTGCTCCTGTCCCTGCTCATCCTGGGCGCGGGCCTGCTCCTCAAGAACGACCGGAAAAACACCCGACGGTAA
- a CDS encoding FadR/GntR family transcriptional regulator, whose amino-acid sequence MEIQRVGRKSISEEIVVQIRRMVDEGHLSPGDRLPAERVMAEMFGVSRTTVREGIKSLAEAGMLESRQGAGTFVRRMDDQPVPQAGSLIDAILAGDYSLADVFDVRKMVEPEIAAIASGKAKPDDITRLEAILHQQEEAIRTGSSGGEHDQRFHQLLADIAGNKVLRELVTALHDALARSRADDVQSPERQKASVASHWAIVAALKNGHGMQAERAMREHLDEVEKIIFGTK is encoded by the coding sequence ATGGAAATTCAGCGAGTTGGCAGAAAATCCATCTCCGAAGAAATCGTTGTCCAGATTCGCCGGATGGTCGATGAGGGCCATTTGTCGCCCGGGGACCGGCTGCCTGCCGAGCGGGTCATGGCCGAGATGTTCGGCGTGTCGCGGACCACTGTGCGCGAGGGCATCAAGTCCCTGGCCGAGGCGGGCATGCTGGAAAGCCGCCAGGGGGCCGGGACATTCGTGCGCCGCATGGATGATCAGCCCGTACCCCAGGCCGGGTCGCTCATCGACGCCATCCTGGCCGGTGACTACAGCCTGGCGGACGTGTTCGACGTGCGCAAGATGGTGGAGCCCGAGATCGCGGCCATTGCCTCGGGCAAGGCCAAGCCCGACGACATCACCCGGCTGGAGGCGATCCTTCACCAACAGGAGGAGGCCATCAGGACCGGCTCTTCGGGAGGCGAGCACGACCAGCGGTTCCACCAGCTGCTGGCCGACATCGCTGGCAACAAGGTGCTCAGGGAGCTGGTGACCGCCCTGCACGACGCCCTGGCCCGGAGCCGGGCCGACGACGTGCAGTCCCCGGAGCGGCAGAAGGCGTCGGTGGCGTCACACTGGGCCATCGTGGCCGCGCTGAAGAACGGTCACGGCATGCAGGCCGAGCGCGCCATGCGCGAGCACCTGGACGAAGTGGAAAAGATAATTTTCGGAACCAAATAA
- a CDS encoding alpha-hydroxy-acid oxidizing protein: MKEVNDKARDLMKGFCRVCKVCDGRACAGEVPGMGGVGTGSSFKSNVEALEGIRVNMRLLHDATQPDTSTEVLGYKLSMPVMAAPIGGVSFNMGGGVSEEDYADAVVSGSRAAGVIGCTGDGVPPFIHESGFAAIEKNNGHGIPFIKPWEGAELDEKLEKARKLGCTTFGMDVDAAGLVTLRQMGRPVSPKTPEELARIIEKVHSWDARFIVKGIMTPDEAELAAQVGADGIVVSNHGGRVIDHTPGTAEVLHEVAEPVKGKLAVLVDGGVRTGVDVLKMLALGADCVMIGRPVSVAAVGGLQEGVEKYYETLKGQLVGSMVLTGCRDIAAIDLNVLF, translated from the coding sequence ATGAAGGAAGTCAATGACAAGGCCCGCGATCTGATGAAAGGCTTCTGTCGCGTCTGCAAGGTGTGCGACGGCCGCGCCTGCGCCGGGGAAGTCCCGGGTATGGGCGGCGTGGGAACCGGTTCCTCGTTCAAGTCCAATGTGGAGGCCCTGGAGGGAATCCGCGTGAACATGCGGCTTTTGCACGACGCCACCCAGCCGGACACTTCCACCGAGGTGCTCGGTTACAAGCTGTCCATGCCGGTCATGGCCGCGCCCATCGGCGGCGTGTCGTTCAACATGGGCGGCGGCGTGTCCGAAGAAGACTATGCCGACGCCGTGGTGTCCGGTTCCAGGGCCGCCGGGGTCATCGGCTGCACCGGCGACGGCGTGCCCCCGTTCATCCACGAGTCCGGGTTCGCGGCCATCGAGAAGAACAACGGCCACGGCATCCCGTTCATCAAGCCGTGGGAGGGCGCGGAGCTCGACGAGAAGCTGGAAAAGGCGCGCAAGCTCGGCTGCACCACCTTCGGCATGGACGTGGACGCCGCCGGACTGGTCACCCTGCGCCAGATGGGCCGCCCGGTGTCTCCCAAGACTCCCGAAGAGCTGGCCCGGATCATCGAAAAGGTCCACTCTTGGGACGCCAGGTTCATCGTCAAGGGCATCATGACCCCGGATGAGGCCGAGCTGGCCGCCCAGGTCGGGGCGGACGGCATCGTGGTTTCCAACCACGGCGGCCGCGTCATCGACCACACTCCCGGCACCGCCGAGGTCCTGCACGAGGTGGCCGAGCCGGTCAAGGGCAAGTTGGCCGTGCTGGTCGACGGCGGCGTGCGCACCGGCGTGGACGTGCTCAAGATGCTCGCCCTGGGCGCGGACTGCGTCATGATCGGCCGTCCCGTTTCCGTGGCTGCCGTGGGCGGCCTCCAGGAAGGCGTGGAAAAGTACTACGAGACCCTCAAGGGGCAGCTCGTGGGCTCCATGGTCCTGACCGGCTGCCGGGACATTGCGGCCATAGACCTCAACGTCCTGTTCTAG
- a CDS encoding sulfite exporter TauE/SafE family protein has protein sequence MLTTYLLYITLGALAGVLAGLLGIGGGLVIVPMLNFAFEAQKFPVEHIQHVALGTSLATIIFTSLSSMRAHHKRGAIDYTAFWRLMPGIILGTYLGAWIASLMSTMWLKALFGVFLYYVATQMLMGIKPKPTRELPGKVGLFGVGNVIGVFSALVGIGGGTLTVPFLSWCNKTMHVAIATAAAVGLPIALSGTAGFVVNGLGVEGIPGPHVGYIYIPAFLGIISMSVLTAPLGAKLAHSLPVDKLKRIFAILLFIVGTRMLWSAFA, from the coding sequence ATGTTGACGACGTATCTTCTGTACATCACCCTGGGCGCATTGGCCGGGGTCCTGGCCGGGTTGCTCGGCATCGGCGGCGGGCTGGTCATCGTGCCCATGCTCAACTTCGCATTCGAGGCCCAGAAATTCCCGGTGGAGCACATCCAGCACGTGGCGCTCGGCACCTCGCTGGCGACCATCATCTTCACGTCCCTGTCCAGCATGCGCGCCCATCACAAGCGCGGGGCCATCGACTACACCGCATTCTGGCGGCTCATGCCGGGCATCATCCTGGGCACCTACCTCGGCGCCTGGATCGCCTCGCTCATGTCCACCATGTGGCTCAAGGCGCTGTTCGGCGTGTTCCTGTACTATGTGGCCACCCAGATGCTGATGGGCATCAAGCCCAAGCCGACCCGCGAGCTGCCCGGCAAGGTCGGTCTCTTCGGCGTGGGCAACGTCATCGGCGTCTTCTCCGCCCTGGTCGGCATCGGCGGCGGCACCCTGACCGTGCCCTTCCTGTCCTGGTGCAACAAGACCATGCACGTGGCCATCGCCACGGCTGCGGCGGTGGGGCTGCCCATCGCCCTGTCCGGCACCGCCGGGTTCGTGGTCAACGGCCTGGGCGTGGAAGGCATCCCCGGTCCGCACGTCGGCTACATCTACATCCCGGCCTTCCTGGGCATCATCTCCATGTCCGTCCTGACCGCCCCCCTGGGCGCGAAGCTGGCGCACAGCCTGCCCGTGGACAAGCTGAAAAGGATATTCGCCATCCTGCTGTTCATAGTTGGCACCAGGATGCTGTGGAGCGCTTTCGCGTAG
- a CDS encoding glycosyltransferase family 2 protein, translating into MNRFAVPLNLPPCAPLQPEFRRHFSGWHLGMGQPGSLAGFLPGLFQLGAEKPGCKNAALGMALWAFQAHPLSPNLAAWGVRGLKEGLKAGDAAARAMLVAANAAPLDDGDAEAMDTWYELARQDDRSLILRFLAVVLGDPNKGLSWLDHVWQDCIHLGMPDIPAAALDMVPWPDAALPLKQRMEADQAFHCLPPETALPVVEGLDPDIWGLWRAYAGGELLLRMGRKGEAKGPLAALWKMIPWHVNLTLKLFDLFNPLQPGDPADTDSVAVLVYSWNKADLLADTLDSLLASDIGQAKVFALDNGSTDHTAEVLGKARQAFGPDRFHMETLPINVGAPAARNWLLSLDGVKSAKWAAFLDDDIVLPADWLLRLLGAARGRDGLGAVGCRITAAFPPYGLQSADYNIFPTPPAPTRPGELPNRVQVFDNCAGSLDTGLFTYTRPCLSVSGCCHMVSLASIEKTGGFDLRYTPSQFDDLDRDLRACLESMPALYVGDLAIRHVQHSSLAKSRTARQIGQVMGNKFKLDTKYSDEELIRLAQANQALLWSDLEQKCAFLVDRLGLSA; encoded by the coding sequence ATGAACCGATTTGCCGTCCCCCTGAATCTCCCGCCCTGTGCGCCCCTGCAACCCGAATTCCGACGCCATTTCTCCGGCTGGCACCTGGGCATGGGACAGCCCGGCTCCCTGGCCGGATTCCTGCCCGGCCTCTTCCAGCTGGGCGCTGAAAAGCCCGGCTGCAAGAACGCTGCCCTGGGAATGGCCCTGTGGGCGTTCCAGGCCCACCCCCTGTCGCCGAACCTGGCCGCCTGGGGCGTGCGCGGACTCAAAGAGGGGCTCAAGGCGGGCGACGCCGCAGCCCGTGCCATGCTCGTTGCAGCCAATGCCGCGCCGCTGGACGACGGCGACGCCGAGGCCATGGACACATGGTATGAACTGGCGCGCCAGGATGACCGATCACTCATCCTCCGCTTCCTGGCCGTGGTCCTCGGCGACCCGAACAAGGGACTGTCCTGGCTCGACCACGTCTGGCAGGACTGCATCCACCTCGGCATGCCGGATATCCCGGCCGCCGCCCTGGACATGGTTCCCTGGCCCGACGCGGCCCTGCCGCTGAAGCAGCGCATGGAGGCGGACCAGGCCTTCCATTGCCTGCCGCCCGAGACGGCCCTGCCCGTCGTCGAAGGCCTGGACCCCGACATATGGGGGCTCTGGCGGGCCTACGCCGGAGGCGAACTGCTCCTGCGCATGGGCAGGAAGGGCGAAGCCAAGGGCCCGCTGGCCGCGCTGTGGAAGATGATTCCCTGGCACGTGAACCTGACGCTCAAGCTCTTCGACCTGTTCAATCCGTTGCAGCCCGGCGACCCGGCTGACACGGACTCCGTGGCCGTCCTGGTATACTCATGGAACAAGGCGGACCTGCTGGCCGACACCCTGGACAGCCTGCTTGCCAGCGACATCGGACAGGCAAAGGTCTTCGCCCTGGACAACGGCTCCACCGATCACACGGCGGAGGTGCTGGGAAAGGCGCGACAGGCGTTCGGGCCGGACCGGTTCCACATGGAGACCCTGCCCATCAACGTGGGAGCTCCCGCCGCCCGCAACTGGCTGCTCTCCCTGGACGGGGTGAAATCCGCCAAATGGGCGGCCTTCCTGGACGACGACATCGTGTTGCCCGCAGACTGGCTCCTGCGGCTGCTCGGCGCGGCCAGGGGGAGGGACGGCCTCGGGGCAGTGGGCTGCCGCATCACCGCCGCCTTCCCGCCGTACGGCCTGCAATCCGCGGACTACAATATTTTCCCCACACCGCCCGCGCCCACCAGGCCGGGCGAGCTGCCCAACCGGGTGCAGGTCTTCGACAACTGCGCCGGATCGCTGGACACGGGGCTGTTCACCTACACCCGGCCCTGCCTGTCCGTGTCCGGCTGCTGCCACATGGTCAGCCTCGCCTCCATCGAGAAGACCGGCGGCTTCGACCTGCGCTACACCCCGTCACAGTTCGACGACCTGGACCGGGACCTGCGCGCGTGCCTGGAGAGCATGCCCGCCCTGTACGTGGGCGACCTGGCCATCCGGCACGTCCAGCATTCCAGCCTGGCCAAGTCCCGCACCGCCCGGCAGATCGGCCAGGTCATGGGCAACAAGTTCAAGCTCGACACCAAGTATTCCGACGAGGAATTGATTCGCCTCGCCCAGGCCAACCAGGCACTCTTATGGTCGGACCTGGAACAAAAGTGCGCCTTCCTGGTTGACCGCCTCGGCCTCAGTGCCTAA
- the lpxB gene encoding lipid-A-disaccharide synthase, translating to MDKGNSLGPIWFSVGEASGDLHGAELMKRLKEAEPAIGLTGMGGPAMEAEGLAKRYDMGLISLVGVTEILGGLPRILGLLRKIKRDLIRIKPRAIVLVDCPEFNFRIAKMAKKLDIPVYYYISPQIWAWRSGRVRFLREYVRRVICILPFEKPFYAKFGMDVDYVGHPLMDVLPLEELDALPVDDNRIGILPGSRTKEIRTLLPIFGQTARLLKKDHPDLTYVMVCAPGRDEAELAELWPDDIPAECVTPDNRYETFRSCKMILAASGTVTLETALIGTPALVTYAVSPLSAMIGRWLINVNYISLPNLIAGHAIYPEHIQEDANPEALAANARKWLDDPAAYAGVKKELASLRTMVGEPGAPRRAAAIILDDLARLGR from the coding sequence ATGGACAAAGGAAATTCACTAGGCCCCATCTGGTTCAGCGTGGGCGAGGCATCCGGCGACCTGCACGGCGCGGAACTCATGAAGCGGCTGAAGGAGGCCGAGCCCGCCATCGGTCTCACCGGCATGGGCGGCCCGGCCATGGAGGCCGAGGGGCTTGCCAAGCGCTACGACATGGGCCTCATCTCCCTGGTGGGGGTCACGGAAATCCTCGGCGGCCTGCCCCGCATTCTCGGGCTGCTCCGAAAGATCAAGCGCGACCTGATCCGCATCAAACCCCGGGCCATCGTCCTGGTGGACTGCCCGGAGTTCAATTTCCGCATCGCCAAGATGGCAAAAAAACTCGATATACCGGTCTATTACTACATCAGCCCGCAGATCTGGGCCTGGCGCTCGGGCCGGGTCAGGTTCCTGCGCGAATACGTGCGCCGGGTCATCTGCATCCTGCCCTTCGAGAAACCGTTCTACGCCAAATTCGGCATGGACGTGGACTACGTGGGCCACCCGCTCATGGACGTGCTGCCCCTCGAGGAGCTGGACGCGCTCCCGGTCGACGACAACCGCATCGGCATCCTGCCCGGCAGCCGGACCAAGGAAATACGCACCCTCCTGCCCATCTTCGGCCAAACCGCCCGGCTGCTGAAAAAGGACCACCCGGACCTGACCTACGTCATGGTCTGCGCCCCCGGGCGGGACGAGGCCGAACTGGCCGAGTTGTGGCCCGACGACATCCCGGCGGAGTGCGTGACCCCGGACAACCGGTATGAGACCTTCCGCTCCTGCAAGATGATCCTGGCCGCGTCCGGCACCGTGACCCTGGAGACCGCGCTCATCGGCACCCCGGCCCTGGTCACCTACGCCGTGTCCCCCCTGTCGGCCATGATCGGCCGCTGGCTCATCAACGTGAACTACATCTCCCTGCCCAACCTCATCGCCGGCCACGCAATCTACCCGGAACACATCCAGGAGGACGCCAACCCCGAAGCATTGGCCGCCAACGCCCGAAAATGGCTGGACGACCCCGCCGCCTACGCAGGGGTCAAGAAAGAGTTGGCCTCGCTGCGCACCATGGTCGGCGAGCCCGGCGCGCCGCGCAGGGCCGCAGCCATCATCCTCGACGACCTGGCCCGGCTGGGCCGTTGA
- a CDS encoding Gfo/Idh/MocA family protein produces the protein MMKVGVVGLGWMGRVHLRNYTEMADVEVVGVVDVDEKAREEVAAQFGVKTYATLDELLAHDLDAMSVCVPTSLHHEAGMAIMDKSVNVIIEKPLAKTSAEGEALVAKAREKGVALMVGHVERFNPAVARVKELISGEDDKVISIQIERVGPYPPRIQDVGVIKDLGSHDIDLIRYLTGSEFKSVYAVCSSSIGEHEDSALITTEMENGVLANITTNWVTPYKGRMINVACENKYVQANLITQEVKEYSAFSTYDKSYSVREWPLMFREPVKEELTQFLTALRQGTPVPITGEDGLEVLKTFDKIFACID, from the coding sequence ATGATGAAAGTTGGAGTTGTCGGCCTGGGTTGGATGGGTCGGGTGCATCTGCGCAATTATACTGAAATGGCTGACGTGGAAGTGGTCGGCGTGGTGGACGTGGACGAAAAGGCGCGCGAGGAAGTCGCGGCCCAGTTCGGCGTCAAGACCTATGCCACCCTGGATGAGCTGCTGGCTCATGACCTGGACGCCATGAGCGTGTGCGTGCCCACAAGCCTGCACCACGAGGCCGGTATGGCGATCATGGACAAGTCCGTCAACGTGATCATCGAGAAGCCGCTGGCCAAGACATCCGCAGAGGGCGAAGCGCTGGTGGCCAAGGCCAGGGAGAAGGGCGTGGCCCTGATGGTCGGCCATGTGGAGCGGTTCAATCCGGCGGTTGCCCGGGTCAAGGAACTGATCAGCGGCGAGGACGACAAGGTCATCTCCATCCAGATTGAGCGCGTGGGCCCGTATCCGCCGCGCATCCAGGACGTGGGCGTGATCAAGGACCTCGGGTCCCACGACATCGACCTGATCCGCTACCTGACCGGTTCGGAGTTCAAGTCCGTGTACGCGGTCTGCTCCAGCTCCATCGGCGAGCATGAGGATTCCGCCCTGATCACCACGGAGATGGAAAACGGCGTGCTGGCCAACATCACCACCAACTGGGTGACCCCGTACAAGGGCCGGATGATCAACGTGGCCTGCGAGAACAAGTACGTCCAGGCCAACCTGATCACCCAGGAGGTCAAGGAATACTCGGCCTTCTCCACCTACGACAAGTCCTACTCCGTGCGCGAATGGCCGCTCATGTTCCGCGAGCCGGTGAAGGAGGAGCTGACCCAGTTCCTGACCGCGCTGCGCCAGGGCACCCCGGTGCCCATCACCGGCGAGGACGGCCTGGAAGTGCTCAAGACCTTCGACAAGATATTCGCCTGCATCGACTAG
- a CDS encoding BON domain-containing protein, translated as MVGKVLHTLLLLATAAILVGCAVYPAVQVAGHAMTGYDAAVLVDDYLPRKNIEGGEQCALDLDRMLERRLRERLRLKCRQPVAAHVIDANAYLVGPVRNRAQADHAIRTAATVQGLKTITCKFYHAPTTDQTLEGATLHEELLSRLKETGWLESVDLRVETVGTNAVFIGKTEDYRQKTQALAIASEVNGLTEVVDYISVREPLPGEQRHGDKLAAR; from the coding sequence ATGGTCGGAAAAGTACTGCATACCCTCTTGCTCCTGGCAACTGCCGCCATTCTCGTCGGCTGCGCCGTCTACCCCGCCGTGCAGGTGGCCGGGCACGCCATGACGGGCTATGACGCGGCCGTCCTCGTGGACGACTATCTGCCGCGCAAAAACATCGAGGGAGGCGAACAGTGCGCCCTCGACCTGGACCGGATGCTCGAACGCCGCCTCCGGGAAAGACTGCGCCTCAAATGCCGCCAGCCCGTTGCCGCCCACGTCATCGACGCCAACGCCTATCTCGTGGGCCCGGTCCGGAACAGGGCCCAGGCCGATCACGCCATACGGACCGCAGCCACGGTGCAGGGGCTGAAGACCATCACCTGCAAATTCTATCACGCCCCCACAACCGACCAAACCCTCGAAGGCGCGACGCTGCACGAAGAACTCCTCAGCCGCCTCAAGGAGACAGGCTGGCTGGAGAGCGTGGACCTGCGCGTCGAGACCGTGGGCACCAACGCCGTGTTCATCGGCAAGACCGAAGACTACCGCCAGAAGACCCAGGCCCTGGCCATCGCCTCCGAGGTGAACGGCCTGACCGAGGTCGTCGACTACATCTCGGTCCGCGAGCCCCTGCCCGGCGAACAACGCCACGGCGACAAGCTGGCCGCGAGATAA